Proteins encoded in a region of the Pseudothermotoga elfii DSM 9442 = NBRC 107921 genome:
- a CDS encoding LCP family protein — MSFLLFAIFFSQRILTDLFFKKIEVNPYCLLVVGTDAVIERTVRTDVIMVVIIDHEKGNVLLTNIPRDLLIGDGKINAKYEKTGISGLKDTVSDLLNLEIHGYAVIDYDVFKFLGDSLGPIEIQIQEPMKYVDSVQNLNIDFQPGTYLMNGEQLLAYIRYRRGSMGDISRIERQKEVLLKLIDRARTLDLAKMVSIFSHVYRNVTTDVGMGEMAYLFSRLKKKMNMSFLSFPYKLDSDGNVIIDSQKLESYRNSIITQNLSEDVKIPKILIINCSTNKTRGFLVRLEELWNSKVGFLPHQIVWEDIGVNYSKNTVFVLNKAMKTEITKVVEAVYPEITFDVKIISLTSGMDEYLGIIKKMSDSRIYPSFPFDALVVVVR, encoded by the coding sequence TTGAGCTTTCTCTTGTTTGCAATTTTCTTCTCCCAGAGAATTTTAACAGATTTGTTTTTCAAAAAAATAGAGGTAAATCCTTACTGTTTGCTTGTGGTTGGGACAGATGCTGTGATTGAAAGGACTGTTAGAACTGATGTAATAATGGTTGTTATCATAGACCATGAGAAAGGAAATGTTCTTTTAACCAATATACCACGAGATCTGCTTATTGGAGATGGTAAGATAAATGCAAAATACGAAAAAACCGGCATATCTGGATTGAAAGATACGGTCTCAGATCTCCTGAATCTTGAAATACACGGGTATGCGGTTATTGATTATGATGTTTTCAAGTTTTTAGGAGATAGTCTGGGACCGATCGAGATACAGATCCAGGAACCTATGAAATACGTTGATTCTGTTCAGAATTTGAATATCGATTTTCAACCAGGAACATATCTCATGAATGGTGAGCAATTGCTTGCTTACATAAGATACAGACGTGGTTCGATGGGAGATATATCAAGAATAGAGAGACAAAAAGAAGTCCTGCTTAAATTGATTGACAGGGCAAGAACTCTCGATTTGGCAAAAATGGTCTCGATATTTTCTCATGTATACAGGAATGTAACCACAGATGTTGGTATGGGAGAAATGGCATATTTGTTTTCCAGGCTGAAGAAAAAAATGAACATGAGTTTTTTGTCATTTCCGTATAAACTGGATAGTGATGGAAATGTAATTATCGATTCGCAGAAATTGGAAAGTTATAGAAATTCAATTATTACTCAGAATTTATCTGAGGATGTAAAAATACCAAAAATCCTTATAATCAATTGCTCAACAAATAAAACAAGGGGATTTCTGGTTCGCTTGGAAGAACTGTGGAATTCCAAAGTGGGGTTTTTACCACATCAAATTGTCTGGGAAGATATAGGCGTCAATTATTCAAAAAATACTGTTTTTGTTCTTAACAAAGCTATGAAAACGGAAATTACGAAGGTTGTTGAGGCTGTTTATCCGGAAATTACTTTTGATGTTAAGATAATTTCGCTAACAAGCGGCATGGATGAATATTTAGGCATTATTAAAAAAATGTCAGATAGCAGGATTTATCCGAGTTTTCCATTCGATGCGCTTGTGGTGGTGGTCAGGTGA
- the nfi gene encoding endonuclease V → MKELHKWNLSPKEAIEEQKKLVELLERSSIKKVDLVAGVDLSFPKEDQGCAVIVVLNFPTLKIVDYVTEVSNISFPYIPGLLAFREGPVFLRAWEKLKIRPDVVMFDGQGIAHPRRIGIAAHMGLFINLPTIGVAKSHLYGTYKQPGKHKGEYEFIYDESEIIGAVIRTKNNCKPVFVSPGHKCDVQSAIELVLSCCVGYRLPEPTRIAHLISQKQRVKEKGFSS, encoded by the coding sequence GTGAAAGAACTTCATAAATGGAATCTGTCGCCAAAAGAGGCTATTGAAGAACAGAAAAAACTTGTCGAACTTCTGGAAAGATCTTCGATAAAAAAAGTTGATTTGGTAGCAGGAGTTGATCTGTCTTTTCCAAAAGAAGATCAAGGATGTGCAGTGATAGTTGTTTTGAATTTCCCAACTCTGAAAATTGTTGATTATGTAACTGAAGTGTCAAATATTTCATTTCCATATATACCAGGCCTGCTTGCTTTTCGTGAAGGACCAGTTTTTCTGAGAGCGTGGGAAAAATTGAAAATAAGACCAGATGTAGTTATGTTTGACGGGCAAGGCATTGCTCATCCCCGTCGAATAGGTATAGCGGCTCACATGGGGTTGTTTATTAACCTGCCAACTATTGGAGTGGCAAAGTCCCATCTTTATGGAACATACAAACAGCCGGGGAAACATAAAGGAGAGTACGAGTTCATTTACGACGAAAGCGAGATAATAGGTGCTGTTATCAGAACTAAAAACAACTGTAAACCGGTTTTTGTTTCTCCCGGTCACAAATGTGATGTTCAGTCTGCTATCGAGCTTGTTTTATCGTGTTGTGTCGGTTACAGGTTGCCTGAACCTACGAGAATTGCTCATCTTATTTCTCAAAAACAACGAGTAAAAGAGAAAGGGTTTAGTTCTTAG
- the murJ gene encoding murein biosynthesis integral membrane protein MurJ: MPQIFQYGILFSLATLISRVTGLIRDVLLAHKFGAGVEFDSYVIAISFPFLLRRAFAEGAMTSAFVPLYNDRGKSNEFASAVITSIGIVTISLTVFVEIYPKIVPILLSSGASQEVRLLTSSLSRFSMPFVVFIFLWAVLYAIQNSHNKFFIPALSPMLMNFGVILGTLMSDLFEPAVLGPTIGFTVGGALMFVSLIPGARKSGFRYKPTFKGTGDFLRLFFPALLAMTVSEFNVLIDINVASLLGPGGVSAMQYANRFYQLPFGVFGVAMATVVLPVISNEMQNSKKYTSESIRLSLFLTVPSAVGLMALSERLISLVYQHGAFTYEDTIKTSAVLFYYSIGLPFYSIMAVLSRVCHAKKDMRTPFIATVISFIVNSVLDFVLGLTMNIIGIALATSLAGLCGMIYLAFRIKPTIDWKHIAKILVASSAMGIIIMIISLFGSSHMLTLLLVLLGMVIYVIFCKLLNLPELNEFFRLIRK; the protein is encoded by the coding sequence ATGCCGCAGATATTTCAATACGGGATTCTTTTCTCCTTGGCTACTCTAATATCCCGCGTAACCGGTTTGATTAGAGATGTACTTCTTGCGCACAAATTCGGCGCGGGAGTTGAATTTGATTCATATGTGATTGCCATTTCTTTTCCTTTTTTGCTCAGGCGCGCCTTTGCTGAAGGGGCTATGACCTCGGCTTTCGTACCGCTTTACAACGATCGTGGAAAGAGCAATGAGTTTGCTTCTGCCGTTATAACGAGCATAGGTATAGTTACCATTTCTCTGACAGTTTTTGTAGAGATTTATCCAAAGATAGTACCGATATTACTATCGAGCGGGGCATCGCAGGAAGTCCGACTACTTACATCATCATTATCTCGCTTTAGCATGCCTTTCGTTGTTTTTATATTTCTCTGGGCGGTATTATATGCAATTCAAAATTCGCATAATAAGTTTTTCATTCCTGCTCTCTCTCCTATGCTGATGAATTTTGGGGTAATCCTCGGAACCCTGATGTCTGATCTTTTTGAACCGGCAGTACTCGGTCCGACGATTGGGTTTACTGTTGGAGGAGCATTAATGTTTGTCAGCCTGATACCCGGTGCAAGAAAATCCGGATTTAGATACAAACCAACCTTCAAAGGTACAGGAGATTTTCTGAGACTCTTTTTTCCAGCATTACTGGCTATGACAGTTTCGGAATTTAACGTTTTGATAGATATAAACGTTGCTTCTTTACTCGGCCCTGGCGGTGTTTCGGCAATGCAGTATGCGAACAGATTCTATCAATTACCTTTTGGAGTTTTTGGTGTTGCTATGGCTACTGTTGTTTTGCCGGTGATATCAAATGAGATGCAAAACTCAAAGAAGTACACCTCTGAATCCATTAGATTATCACTCTTTTTAACAGTGCCTTCGGCGGTAGGTTTGATGGCTTTAAGTGAAAGATTAATATCGCTGGTTTACCAGCATGGGGCTTTTACATACGAAGATACTATCAAAACAAGCGCGGTTCTGTTTTACTATTCTATAGGGTTACCTTTTTATTCTATTATGGCCGTTCTTTCGCGTGTTTGTCATGCAAAAAAAGATATGAGAACACCTTTTATTGCAACAGTCATTTCTTTTATCGTAAACAGCGTTCTGGATTTTGTTCTCGGTTTGACTATGAATATAATTGGAATTGCTCTGGCAACTTCATTAGCGGGACTCTGTGGAATGATCTATCTTGCCTTTAGAATAAAGCCCACTATCGATTGGAAACATATAGCAAAAATTTTGGTTGCTTCGAGTGCTATGGGAATAATTATTATGATCATATCTTTGTTTGGATCGTCACACATGTTGACTTTGTTGCTCGTTTTACTTGGGATGGTTATTTATGTGATTTTCTGTAAATTGCTCAATTTACCTGAATTGAATGAATTTTTTAGATTGATTCGCAAATGA
- a CDS encoding restriction endonuclease, translating to MILIWITLILLLCLLLLYAFKRRKKSTILKEKWKTGFSDGWEFEKFIAEVFKNAGYRSTLTKGSHDFGADLIIKKRKVSYAIQIKYYSNPITLKALEEALVAAAIYGVDRIGVVTNGEIPQSLKKFAQEIEKKTFVKKVILIGKNDIESMLNGKKTFL from the coding sequence TTGATTTTAATATGGATAACACTGATTTTGCTTTTGTGCCTTTTGCTATTATATGCTTTTAAAAGAAGAAAAAAATCGACCATTTTGAAAGAAAAGTGGAAAACTGGCTTCAGCGATGGGTGGGAATTCGAAAAGTTCATCGCTGAGGTATTTAAAAATGCAGGATATCGATCAACCTTAACAAAGGGTTCTCATGATTTTGGAGCAGATTTAATAATCAAAAAAAGGAAAGTTTCGTATGCTATTCAGATTAAATATTATTCTAATCCTATTACATTGAAAGCTCTTGAAGAGGCACTTGTAGCCGCTGCCATCTACGGAGTAGATAGAATAGGCGTAGTAACAAATGGAGAAATACCACAATCATTGAAGAAATTCGCACAAGAAATAGAGAAAAAAACTTTTGTCAAAAAAGTTATATTGATTGGAAAAAACGATATTGAAAGCATGTTGAATGGCAAGAAAACATTTCTGTGA
- a CDS encoding iron-containing alcohol dehydrogenase family protein — MWQYFMPTKVIFSKNVLEKNIDLFKNFGSKALIITGKHSSKKNGSLQDLEKSLQSAGVYYEIYDKIEENPTYSLIREAVYSLRDRNFDFIIGLGGGSPLDSAKAIAVLLKNKDMNVEDLYNASKYEQSLPICAIPTTSGTGSEVTQYSVLTDDSGYKKGFAHLSIFPALALIDPIYTISMNASLTRSTGLDALCHAVEGFVSKRATPVSDLYAVRAMELIKENLPKALENPEDLGARENMACASCLAGMVISQTSTTLAHVLGYPLSTFKGIRHGDATALFLDSIVNQAEKEIPEKIATIKKIFTDIGEFIASVGLKVSVQITDEELESWVNRAKQAAHNQWTRGIFDEKLLRHLYERVKKD, encoded by the coding sequence ATGTGGCAATATTTTATGCCCACAAAGGTAATTTTTTCAAAGAATGTACTGGAAAAAAACATTGATTTGTTCAAGAATTTTGGATCGAAAGCTCTGATAATTACCGGAAAGCATTCATCTAAAAAGAATGGATCTTTGCAAGATTTAGAAAAATCTCTTCAATCTGCTGGTGTTTATTATGAAATCTACGATAAAATTGAAGAAAATCCAACATACTCTCTTATACGTGAAGCAGTGTATTCGCTTCGAGATCGTAATTTCGATTTCATAATAGGTCTTGGTGGTGGTAGCCCGCTTGATTCTGCAAAGGCCATAGCGGTGCTTTTAAAAAACAAAGATATGAACGTGGAAGATCTTTACAACGCATCAAAATACGAACAATCACTTCCAATATGTGCAATTCCTACTACTTCCGGTACGGGAAGTGAGGTGACGCAGTACTCAGTATTGACGGATGATAGTGGTTATAAAAAAGGGTTTGCTCATCTTTCTATTTTTCCTGCGCTCGCCTTGATCGATCCGATTTATACAATAAGTATGAATGCTTCTCTGACCAGATCAACTGGTCTGGATGCACTGTGCCATGCTGTAGAGGGGTTTGTCTCGAAACGAGCCACACCTGTTTCTGATCTGTACGCAGTGCGGGCAATGGAATTGATAAAGGAAAATTTACCAAAGGCTCTGGAAAATCCTGAAGATTTAGGCGCCAGGGAAAATATGGCGTGTGCATCCTGCTTGGCCGGAATGGTCATAAGCCAGACCAGCACGACTCTTGCCCATGTTTTGGGATATCCTTTGAGTACTTTCAAGGGTATAAGGCATGGTGACGCTACAGCGCTGTTTCTTGATTCAATAGTTAACCAAGCTGAAAAAGAAATTCCTGAAAAGATTGCAACAATTAAAAAGATTTTCACAGATATTGGTGAATTTATCGCATCAGTTGGTCTGAAGGTGTCAGTTCAAATAACAGACGAAGAGCTTGAATCGTGGGTAAATAGAGCCAAACAGGCTGCTCACAATCAATGGACAAGAGGTATTTTTGATGAAAAATTGCTGAGGCATTTGTATGAAAGGGTGAAAAAAGATTAG
- a CDS encoding pyridoxal phosphate-dependent aminotransferase: protein MRISERSKKAPASPIRKLVPFAEEAVKKGKKIYYLNIGQPDIPTPSIYFQYEEKHRPQIVAYTHSAGLLPLREAFTKYYARFDIDVFPDEIIVTNGGSEAVLFAMTVVADPGDEILVLEPFYANYAGFAAQLGINLVPVRTRPEDGYQIPKMGDFLEKISHRTKAIIFSNPCNPTGAVYDEKQLEVIAEVALKRDLFVISDEVYREFTFDGFRAISMMSFSNISDKVIVVDSISKRYSACGARIGTFITKNKDIYQAAMKLAQARLCPAMTSQYGTIGLLTLDDLYYSQMRKEYEMRRDVVYEELQRIDGAVFKKPHGAFYISVKLPIDNSEDFVKFMLTEYEVEGKTTMVAPLSGFYVTPSTGMSEIRIAYVLEREQLRDAVAILTSGLKTYIERRNK from the coding sequence ATGAGAATTTCGGAAAGATCAAAAAAGGCGCCGGCGAGTCCCATAAGAAAATTAGTGCCATTTGCCGAGGAAGCTGTAAAAAAAGGTAAAAAAATCTATTATTTAAACATAGGTCAACCTGATATACCAACACCTTCAATTTATTTTCAGTATGAGGAAAAACACAGACCCCAGATTGTAGCTTATACACACTCAGCAGGTCTTCTGCCACTGAGGGAGGCTTTTACAAAATATTACGCCAGATTCGATATAGATGTTTTCCCGGATGAAATCATCGTTACCAATGGTGGAAGTGAAGCTGTCCTGTTCGCTATGACAGTCGTGGCGGATCCGGGAGATGAAATACTTGTTCTGGAGCCGTTCTATGCCAATTACGCTGGATTTGCTGCTCAACTTGGTATCAATCTTGTTCCAGTTAGAACTCGCCCGGAGGATGGATATCAAATACCAAAGATGGGTGATTTTCTGGAGAAAATCAGTCACAGGACTAAAGCAATCATTTTTTCCAATCCCTGCAATCCTACGGGGGCTGTTTACGATGAAAAACAACTTGAAGTTATTGCTGAAGTTGCTTTGAAGAGAGATTTGTTTGTGATTTCAGACGAGGTTTATAGAGAATTCACTTTTGATGGTTTTAGGGCCATATCTATGATGAGTTTTTCTAATATTTCTGACAAAGTCATAGTTGTTGACAGTATTTCTAAAAGATATAGTGCCTGCGGCGCGCGGATTGGTACATTTATTACCAAGAATAAAGATATATATCAAGCAGCTATGAAACTGGCTCAGGCGAGACTCTGTCCTGCTATGACATCTCAATACGGTACTATTGGTCTTCTGACGCTTGACGATTTGTATTATTCACAAATGAGAAAAGAGTATGAAATGAGAAGAGATGTTGTTTACGAAGAACTTCAGCGCATTGATGGAGCAGTCTTCAAGAAACCTCACGGGGCTTTTTATATTTCGGTGAAACTTCCAATCGACAATTCTGAAGATTTTGTGAAATTTATGTTGACGGAGTATGAGGTTGAAGGAAAAACGACAATGGTGGCACCTCTCAGTGGATTTTATGTAACACCATCTACGGGGATGAGTGAGATCAGAATAGCGTATGTTCTGGAACGCGAACAACTGAGGGATGCAGTTGCAATTTTGACTTCAGGTTTGAAAACTTACATAGAGAGAAGAAATAAATAA
- the amrB gene encoding AmmeMemoRadiSam system protein B, whose translation MRRTAVAAGSFYPASPERLKFSIEEAFTSSLGPGHIPDKPDQPLKKHSSVIVPHAGYIYSGPVAAHAYAEISKLGKPELVVLVGPNHTGYGRPIGVYNRGTWVTPFGELHVSTDAAEIFLQYCDEANADFKSHISEHSIEVQLPFLQYLFDDFQILPIAVFPIFIKSCEKIAIALDHIAENFPSTLFVFTTDFNHYESDEITVKKDQMVIDKILTKDPTGLYSVVAKEKVTMCGLSVVTSFLFMKHFGLPRLLKHATSGDVTGERSQVVGYASFICESI comes from the coding sequence ATGAGGAGAACCGCTGTCGCAGCAGGAAGTTTTTATCCTGCTTCTCCTGAAAGATTAAAATTTTCTATTGAAGAGGCCTTTACATCTTCGCTTGGTCCTGGGCATATTCCAGATAAACCTGATCAGCCTTTGAAAAAACATAGTTCTGTGATTGTTCCTCATGCAGGTTATATCTACAGCGGTCCCGTTGCAGCACATGCTTATGCTGAAATAAGTAAATTGGGAAAACCAGAACTTGTGGTTCTGGTTGGTCCAAATCACACAGGTTACGGACGACCCATAGGTGTTTACAATAGAGGAACCTGGGTCACTCCATTTGGAGAGCTCCATGTTTCAACAGATGCAGCCGAGATATTTCTACAGTACTGCGATGAAGCAAACGCTGATTTTAAATCACACATAAGCGAACACTCCATAGAAGTCCAATTGCCTTTTTTGCAGTATTTGTTTGACGATTTTCAAATATTACCTATCGCAGTGTTTCCCATATTCATAAAAAGTTGTGAAAAAATAGCTATAGCGCTTGACCACATTGCAGAAAATTTCCCTTCGACGTTATTTGTTTTCACAACAGATTTTAATCACTACGAAAGTGATGAAATAACCGTAAAGAAAGACCAAATGGTGATAGATAAAATTCTAACAAAAGATCCCACAGGACTTTATTCCGTAGTAGCAAAAGAGAAGGTAACAATGTGTGGTTTATCTGTCGTGACAAGTTTTCTGTTCATGAAACATTTTGGTTTACCAAGACTGCTAAAACATGCAACAAGTGGTGATGTCACTGGAGAAAGAAGTCAGGTAGTTGGCTATGCCAGTTTCATTTGCGAATCAATCTAA
- a CDS encoding class I SAM-dependent rRNA methyltransferase: protein MNKFKRNHHPWIYKNEIMTIKGDFEDGQIVDVFLKSGQFFARGYINTKSKITVRILTFEPKTIEQILQSRIEQAIHRRRFLLKYEQACRLIYSESDWLAGLIVDKFGPYLVIQINTLGMEKLKELSVKILLQQVEVSGIYEKSDSPARLKEGLEKRSGWIYGNGPEIIYYRSNGLTLASDLKGQKTGAFLDQRLNARALFPYAEGKKCVDVFSYTGNFALHLLKYGAKHVKLIDYSQRSLQIADQLMKLNGFEGRYDLICANAFDWLKRETSLTEQYDLIVLDPPSFAKTSSAKESAERGHKEVNLRAIKLLKKPGLLVSSSCTQILSAFDFERVMQSVASDCKVNLRIAYRGGQPEDHPILLGVPETEYLKFYIFEAWRRD, encoded by the coding sequence TTGAATAAATTTAAAAGAAATCACCATCCATGGATATACAAAAACGAGATAATGACTATCAAGGGTGATTTCGAAGACGGTCAGATTGTGGACGTATTTTTGAAAAGCGGTCAATTCTTTGCCCGTGGTTATATAAATACGAAATCAAAAATAACTGTTCGCATTCTAACATTCGAGCCAAAAACAATTGAACAGATTTTGCAGAGCAGAATAGAGCAGGCTATTCACAGACGCCGTTTCCTTCTAAAGTATGAACAAGCTTGCAGGCTTATTTACAGCGAATCTGATTGGCTTGCAGGTTTAATTGTTGATAAATTCGGACCTTACCTTGTTATTCAAATAAACACACTTGGCATGGAGAAATTGAAAGAACTCTCAGTGAAAATCCTATTACAGCAGGTAGAGGTGTCAGGTATCTACGAAAAATCGGATTCACCTGCACGATTAAAAGAAGGCCTGGAAAAACGAAGTGGCTGGATTTATGGAAATGGTCCGGAAATAATTTATTACAGATCAAATGGCCTTACTCTGGCATCTGATCTCAAAGGCCAAAAAACAGGGGCTTTCCTGGATCAGAGATTAAATGCCAGGGCTCTTTTTCCATACGCTGAAGGCAAAAAGTGCGTAGATGTTTTTTCTTACACAGGGAACTTTGCCTTGCATCTGTTGAAATATGGTGCCAAGCATGTAAAATTGATTGATTATTCTCAGAGATCGTTGCAAATAGCTGATCAATTGATGAAATTGAATGGTTTTGAAGGACGATACGATCTGATATGTGCCAATGCGTTCGATTGGTTGAAAAGAGAAACATCGCTCACAGAGCAATACGATCTCATTGTACTTGATCCTCCGTCTTTTGCAAAAACATCCTCTGCAAAAGAGTCAGCAGAACGTGGCCATAAAGAGGTTAATCTTCGTGCAATCAAGCTCTTGAAAAAACCTGGTCTGCTGGTGAGTTCCTCGTGTACGCAAATACTGTCTGCTTTTGATTTTGAAAGAGTTATGCAATCGGTGGCGAGTGATTGCAAGGTTAATTTAAGGATTGCTTACAGAGGTGGTCAACCTGAGGATCATCCTATTTTACTTGGAGTGCCAGAGACAGAATATCTGAAATTTTATATATTTGAAGCCTGGAGGCGAGATTGA